One genomic region from Equus asinus isolate D_3611 breed Donkey chromosome 10, EquAss-T2T_v2, whole genome shotgun sequence encodes:
- the LOC139039724 gene encoding phosphatidylinositol 4-phosphate 5-kinase-like protein 1 isoform X4, with protein sequence MPAPPARIGCSRDRHRAIGRSRGRGGAWLLLRGGGAAGDTARGREAATRAMAAPSPGPREVLASSPEAGSRAAAAGSSRRGLLWRLREKQSRLGLFEIDPGHELHQMTCMMQAGLWAATQVSMDHPPTGPPTEEDFSQVLTQVHEQGFELGTLAGPAFARLRRSLGLADEDYQAALGPGGPYLQFLSTSKSKASFFLSHDQRFFLKTQRRREVQVLLAHLSRYVQHLQRHPHSLLARLLGVHSLRVAQGKKKYFIIMQSVFFPAGRISERYDIKGCEVSRWVDPAPEGSPIVLVLKDLNFEGKTINLGPQRSWFLRQMELDTAFLRELNVLDYSLLMAFQRLHEDEKGLGSSLIFRTVRSVRGIQSPEESGAQNRRLLPDAPNALHIVDGPEQRYFLGLVDLVTVYGLRKRLEHLWKTLRYPGRTFSTVSPACYARRLCQWAEANTE encoded by the exons ATGCCGGCGCCCCCGGCGCGGATTGGGTGCAGCCGTGACAGGCACCGAGCGATTGGTCGGTCCAgaggcaggggcggggcctggctcctgctgcggggcggcggggcggcgggggaCACGGCCAGAGGCCGGGAAGCTGCTACGCGGGCGATGGCCGCGCCGAGCCCGGGACCCCGCGAG GTCCTGGCCTCCTCCCCAGAGGCTGGATCCAGAGCAGCTGCTGCGGGCTCCAGCCGCCGTGGCCTCCTCTGGCGTCTACGGGAGAAGCAGTCACGTCTAGGCCTGTTTGAGATTGACCCGGGGCATGAGCTGCACCAGATGACGTGTATGATGCAGGCAGGGCTGTGGGCTGCCACCCAGGTCTCCATGGACCACCCGCCCACA GGGCCGCCCACTGAGGAGGATTTCTCCCAGGTCCTGACCCAGGTTCACGAG CAGGGCTTCGAGCTGGGCACCCTGGCTGGCCCGGCCTTCGCCCGGCTGCGGCGCTCCCTAGGCCTGGCGGATGAGGACTACCAGGCTGCGCTGGGCCCCGGCGGCCCCTACCTGCAGTTCCTCAGCACCTCCAAGAgcaaggccagcttcttcctgTC ccacGACCAGCGCTTCTTCCTGAAGACCCAGCGGCGCCGGGAGGTGCAGGTGCTGCTCGCCCACCTGTCCCGCTACGTGCAGCACCTGCAGCGGCACCCGCACTCTCTGCTCGCGCGGCTGCTGG GAGTGCACAGTCTCCGGGTGGCCCAGGGAAAGAAG AAATACTTCATCATCATGCAGAGCGTCTTCTTTCCCGCCGGCCGCATCTCCGAGAG GTATGACATCAAGGGCTGCGAGGTGAGCCGCTGGGTGGACCCGGCCCCGGAGGGCAGCCCCATAGTCCTGGTGCTGAAAGATCTCAACTTTGAGGGCAAGACTATCAACCTAG GGCCCCAGCGGAGCTGGTTCCTCCGCCAGATGGAACTGGACACTGCCTTCCTCCGGGAGCTCAACGTGCTGGATTACAGCCTCCTGATGGCCTTCCAGCGGCTCCACGAGGATGAGAAGGGCCTGGGCAGTAGCCTCATCTTCCGCACAGTCAG GTCTGTGCGAGGGATCCAGAGCCCGGAGGAGTCGGGAGCCCAGAACCGTCGGCTGCTGCCGGACGCCCCCAACGCCCTGCACATCGTGGATGGGCCGGAGCAACGCTATTTCCTGGGCCTCGTGGACCTCGTCACGGTCTACGGGCTCCGCAAGCGGCTGGAGCACCTATGGAAGACGCTGCGCTACCCGGGCCGGACCTTTTCCACCGTCAGCCCAGCTTGCTACGCCCGTCGCCTCTGCCAGTGGGCGGAGGCGAACACCGAGTGA
- the LOC139039724 gene encoding phosphatidylinositol 4-phosphate 5-kinase-like protein 1 isoform X6, translating to MPAPPARIGCSRDRHRAIGRSRGRGGAWLLLRGGGAAGDTARGREAATRAMAAPSPGPREVLASSPEAGSRAAAAGSSRRGLLWRLREKQSRLGLFEIDPGHELHQMTCMMQAGLWAATQVSMDHPPTGPPTEEDFSQVLTQVHEQGFELGTLAGPAFARLRRSLGLADEDYQAALGPGGPYLQFLSTSKSKASFFLSHDQRFFLKTQRRREVQVLLAHLSRYVQHLQRHPHSLLARLLGVHSLRVAQGKKKYFIIMQSVFFPAGRISERYDIKGCEVSRWVDPAPEGSPIVLVLKDLNFEGKTINLGPQRSWFLRQMELDTAFLRELNVLDYSLLMAFQRLHEDEKGLGSSLIFRTVSSAP from the exons ATGCCGGCGCCCCCGGCGCGGATTGGGTGCAGCCGTGACAGGCACCGAGCGATTGGTCGGTCCAgaggcaggggcggggcctggctcctgctgcggggcggcggggcggcgggggaCACGGCCAGAGGCCGGGAAGCTGCTACGCGGGCGATGGCCGCGCCGAGCCCGGGACCCCGCGAG GTCCTGGCCTCCTCCCCAGAGGCTGGATCCAGAGCAGCTGCTGCGGGCTCCAGCCGCCGTGGCCTCCTCTGGCGTCTACGGGAGAAGCAGTCACGTCTAGGCCTGTTTGAGATTGACCCGGGGCATGAGCTGCACCAGATGACGTGTATGATGCAGGCAGGGCTGTGGGCTGCCACCCAGGTCTCCATGGACCACCCGCCCACA GGGCCGCCCACTGAGGAGGATTTCTCCCAGGTCCTGACCCAGGTTCACGAG CAGGGCTTCGAGCTGGGCACCCTGGCTGGCCCGGCCTTCGCCCGGCTGCGGCGCTCCCTAGGCCTGGCGGATGAGGACTACCAGGCTGCGCTGGGCCCCGGCGGCCCCTACCTGCAGTTCCTCAGCACCTCCAAGAgcaaggccagcttcttcctgTC ccacGACCAGCGCTTCTTCCTGAAGACCCAGCGGCGCCGGGAGGTGCAGGTGCTGCTCGCCCACCTGTCCCGCTACGTGCAGCACCTGCAGCGGCACCCGCACTCTCTGCTCGCGCGGCTGCTGG GAGTGCACAGTCTCCGGGTGGCCCAGGGAAAGAAG AAATACTTCATCATCATGCAGAGCGTCTTCTTTCCCGCCGGCCGCATCTCCGAGAG GTATGACATCAAGGGCTGCGAGGTGAGCCGCTGGGTGGACCCGGCCCCGGAGGGCAGCCCCATAGTCCTGGTGCTGAAAGATCTCAACTTTGAGGGCAAGACTATCAACCTAG GGCCCCAGCGGAGCTGGTTCCTCCGCCAGATGGAACTGGACACTGCCTTCCTCCGGGAGCTCAACGTGCTGGATTACAGCCTCCTGATGGCCTTCCAGCGGCTCCACGAGGATGAGAAGGGCCTGGGCAGTAGCCTCATCTTCCGCACAGTCAG CTCTGCCCCCTGA
- the LOC139039724 gene encoding phosphatidylinositol 4-phosphate 5-kinase-like protein 1 isoform X3 yields MPAPPARIGCSRDRHRAIGRSRGRGGAWLLLRGGGAAGDTARGREAATRAMAAPSPGPREVLASSPEAGSRAAAAGSSRRGLLWRLREKQSRLGLFEIDPGHELHQMTCMMQAGLWAATQVSMDHPPTQGFELGTLAGPAFARLRRSLGLADEDYQAALGPGGPYLQFLSTSKSKASFFLSHDQRFFLKTQRRREVQVLLAHLSRYVQHLQRHPHSLLARLLGVHSLRVAQGKKKYFIIMQSVFFPAGRISERYDIKGCEVSRWVDPAPEGSPIVLVLKDLNFEGKTINLGLCEGSRARRSREPRTVGCCRTPPTPCTSWMGRSNAISWASWTSSRSTGSASGWSTYGRRCATRAGPFPPSAQLATPVASASGRRRTPSDRRRAALPIWTMGARPERRFQPGQGSGLGSPRRLFLPLASRGRCPLTNTTATQPHSTVMLCPALCQGLPHISSFYPQKMLLFSFYRP; encoded by the exons ATGCCGGCGCCCCCGGCGCGGATTGGGTGCAGCCGTGACAGGCACCGAGCGATTGGTCGGTCCAgaggcaggggcggggcctggctcctgctgcggggcggcggggcggcgggggaCACGGCCAGAGGCCGGGAAGCTGCTACGCGGGCGATGGCCGCGCCGAGCCCGGGACCCCGCGAG GTCCTGGCCTCCTCCCCAGAGGCTGGATCCAGAGCAGCTGCTGCGGGCTCCAGCCGCCGTGGCCTCCTCTGGCGTCTACGGGAGAAGCAGTCACGTCTAGGCCTGTTTGAGATTGACCCGGGGCATGAGCTGCACCAGATGACGTGTATGATGCAGGCAGGGCTGTGGGCTGCCACCCAGGTCTCCATGGACCACCCGCCCACA CAGGGCTTCGAGCTGGGCACCCTGGCTGGCCCGGCCTTCGCCCGGCTGCGGCGCTCCCTAGGCCTGGCGGATGAGGACTACCAGGCTGCGCTGGGCCCCGGCGGCCCCTACCTGCAGTTCCTCAGCACCTCCAAGAgcaaggccagcttcttcctgTC ccacGACCAGCGCTTCTTCCTGAAGACCCAGCGGCGCCGGGAGGTGCAGGTGCTGCTCGCCCACCTGTCCCGCTACGTGCAGCACCTGCAGCGGCACCCGCACTCTCTGCTCGCGCGGCTGCTGG GAGTGCACAGTCTCCGGGTGGCCCAGGGAAAGAAG AAATACTTCATCATCATGCAGAGCGTCTTCTTTCCCGCCGGCCGCATCTCCGAGAG GTATGACATCAAGGGCTGCGAGGTGAGCCGCTGGGTGGACCCGGCCCCGGAGGGCAGCCCCATAGTCCTGGTGCTGAAAGATCTCAACTTTGAGGGCAAGACTATCAACCTAG GTCTGTGCGAGGGATCCAGAGCCCGGAGGAGTCGGGAGCCCAGAACCGTCGGCTGCTGCCGGACGCCCCCAACGCCCTGCACATCGTGGATGGGCCGGAGCAACGCTATTTCCTGGGCCTCGTGGACCTCGTCACGGTCTACGGGCTCCGCAAGCGGCTGGAGCACCTATGGAAGACGCTGCGCTACCCGGGCCGGACCTTTTCCACCGTCAGCCCAGCTTGCTACGCCCGTCGCCTCTGCCAGTGGGCGGAGGCGAACACCGAGTGACCGGCGCCGGGCTGCTCTCCCCATCTGGACAATGGGCGCACGCCCGGAACGCCGGTTCCAGCCTGGCCAGGGCAGCGGGTTGGGCTCCCCTCGCCGGCTGTTCCTCCCGTTGGCCTCCAGAGGGCGGTGTCCGCTCACTAATACGACGGCGACACAGCCTCATTCGACGGTGATGCTGTGCCCGGCACTGTGCCAGGGACTCCCCCACATTAgctcattttatcctcaaaaaaTGCTATTATTCTCTTTTTACAGACCATGA
- the LOC139039724 gene encoding phosphatidylinositol 4-phosphate 5-kinase-like protein 1 isoform X1: protein MPAPPARIGCSRDRHRAIGRSRGRGGAWLLLRGGGAAGDTARGREAATRAMAAPSPGPREVLASSPEAGSRAAAAGSSRRGLLWRLREKQSRLGLFEIDPGHELHQMTCMMQAGLWAATQVSMDHPPTGPPTEEDFSQVLTQVHEQGFELGTLAGPAFARLRRSLGLADEDYQAALGPGGPYLQFLSTSKSKASFFLSHDQRFFLKTQRRREVQVLLAHLSRYVQHLQRHPHSLLARLLGVHSLRVAQGKKKYFIIMQSVFFPAGRISERYDIKGCEVSRWVDPAPEGSPIVLVLKDLNFEGKTINLGLCEGSRARRSREPRTVGCCRTPPTPCTSWMGRSNAISWASWTSSRSTGSASGWSTYGRRCATRAGPFPPSAQLATPVASASGRRRTPSDRRRAALPIWTMGARPERRFQPGQGSGLGSPRRLFLPLASRGRCPLTNTTATQPHSTVMLCPALCQGLPHISSFYPQKMLLFSFYRP from the exons ATGCCGGCGCCCCCGGCGCGGATTGGGTGCAGCCGTGACAGGCACCGAGCGATTGGTCGGTCCAgaggcaggggcggggcctggctcctgctgcggggcggcggggcggcgggggaCACGGCCAGAGGCCGGGAAGCTGCTACGCGGGCGATGGCCGCGCCGAGCCCGGGACCCCGCGAG GTCCTGGCCTCCTCCCCAGAGGCTGGATCCAGAGCAGCTGCTGCGGGCTCCAGCCGCCGTGGCCTCCTCTGGCGTCTACGGGAGAAGCAGTCACGTCTAGGCCTGTTTGAGATTGACCCGGGGCATGAGCTGCACCAGATGACGTGTATGATGCAGGCAGGGCTGTGGGCTGCCACCCAGGTCTCCATGGACCACCCGCCCACA GGGCCGCCCACTGAGGAGGATTTCTCCCAGGTCCTGACCCAGGTTCACGAG CAGGGCTTCGAGCTGGGCACCCTGGCTGGCCCGGCCTTCGCCCGGCTGCGGCGCTCCCTAGGCCTGGCGGATGAGGACTACCAGGCTGCGCTGGGCCCCGGCGGCCCCTACCTGCAGTTCCTCAGCACCTCCAAGAgcaaggccagcttcttcctgTC ccacGACCAGCGCTTCTTCCTGAAGACCCAGCGGCGCCGGGAGGTGCAGGTGCTGCTCGCCCACCTGTCCCGCTACGTGCAGCACCTGCAGCGGCACCCGCACTCTCTGCTCGCGCGGCTGCTGG GAGTGCACAGTCTCCGGGTGGCCCAGGGAAAGAAG AAATACTTCATCATCATGCAGAGCGTCTTCTTTCCCGCCGGCCGCATCTCCGAGAG GTATGACATCAAGGGCTGCGAGGTGAGCCGCTGGGTGGACCCGGCCCCGGAGGGCAGCCCCATAGTCCTGGTGCTGAAAGATCTCAACTTTGAGGGCAAGACTATCAACCTAG GTCTGTGCGAGGGATCCAGAGCCCGGAGGAGTCGGGAGCCCAGAACCGTCGGCTGCTGCCGGACGCCCCCAACGCCCTGCACATCGTGGATGGGCCGGAGCAACGCTATTTCCTGGGCCTCGTGGACCTCGTCACGGTCTACGGGCTCCGCAAGCGGCTGGAGCACCTATGGAAGACGCTGCGCTACCCGGGCCGGACCTTTTCCACCGTCAGCCCAGCTTGCTACGCCCGTCGCCTCTGCCAGTGGGCGGAGGCGAACACCGAGTGACCGGCGCCGGGCTGCTCTCCCCATCTGGACAATGGGCGCACGCCCGGAACGCCGGTTCCAGCCTGGCCAGGGCAGCGGGTTGGGCTCCCCTCGCCGGCTGTTCCTCCCGTTGGCCTCCAGAGGGCGGTGTCCGCTCACTAATACGACGGCGACACAGCCTCATTCGACGGTGATGCTGTGCCCGGCACTGTGCCAGGGACTCCCCCACATTAgctcattttatcctcaaaaaaTGCTATTATTCTCTTTTTACAGACCATGA
- the LOC139039724 gene encoding phosphatidylinositol 4-phosphate 5-kinase-like protein 1 isoform X2 — translation MPAPPARIGCSRDRHRAIGRSRGRGGAWLLLRGGGAAGDTARGREAATRAMAAPSPGPREVLASSPEAGSRAAAAGSSRRGLLWRLREKQSRLGLFEIDPGHELHQMTCMMQAGLWAATQVSMDHPPTGPPTEEDFSQVLTQVHEGFELGTLAGPAFARLRRSLGLADEDYQAALGPGGPYLQFLSTSKSKASFFLSHDQRFFLKTQRRREVQVLLAHLSRYVQHLQRHPHSLLARLLGVHSLRVAQGKKKYFIIMQSVFFPAGRISERYDIKGCEVSRWVDPAPEGSPIVLVLKDLNFEGKTINLGLCEGSRARRSREPRTVGCCRTPPTPCTSWMGRSNAISWASWTSSRSTGSASGWSTYGRRCATRAGPFPPSAQLATPVASASGRRRTPSDRRRAALPIWTMGARPERRFQPGQGSGLGSPRRLFLPLASRGRCPLTNTTATQPHSTVMLCPALCQGLPHISSFYPQKMLLFSFYRP, via the exons ATGCCGGCGCCCCCGGCGCGGATTGGGTGCAGCCGTGACAGGCACCGAGCGATTGGTCGGTCCAgaggcaggggcggggcctggctcctgctgcggggcggcggggcggcgggggaCACGGCCAGAGGCCGGGAAGCTGCTACGCGGGCGATGGCCGCGCCGAGCCCGGGACCCCGCGAG GTCCTGGCCTCCTCCCCAGAGGCTGGATCCAGAGCAGCTGCTGCGGGCTCCAGCCGCCGTGGCCTCCTCTGGCGTCTACGGGAGAAGCAGTCACGTCTAGGCCTGTTTGAGATTGACCCGGGGCATGAGCTGCACCAGATGACGTGTATGATGCAGGCAGGGCTGTGGGCTGCCACCCAGGTCTCCATGGACCACCCGCCCACA GGGCCGCCCACTGAGGAGGATTTCTCCCAGGTCCTGACCCAGGTTCACGAG GGCTTCGAGCTGGGCACCCTGGCTGGCCCGGCCTTCGCCCGGCTGCGGCGCTCCCTAGGCCTGGCGGATGAGGACTACCAGGCTGCGCTGGGCCCCGGCGGCCCCTACCTGCAGTTCCTCAGCACCTCCAAGAgcaaggccagcttcttcctgTC ccacGACCAGCGCTTCTTCCTGAAGACCCAGCGGCGCCGGGAGGTGCAGGTGCTGCTCGCCCACCTGTCCCGCTACGTGCAGCACCTGCAGCGGCACCCGCACTCTCTGCTCGCGCGGCTGCTGG GAGTGCACAGTCTCCGGGTGGCCCAGGGAAAGAAG AAATACTTCATCATCATGCAGAGCGTCTTCTTTCCCGCCGGCCGCATCTCCGAGAG GTATGACATCAAGGGCTGCGAGGTGAGCCGCTGGGTGGACCCGGCCCCGGAGGGCAGCCCCATAGTCCTGGTGCTGAAAGATCTCAACTTTGAGGGCAAGACTATCAACCTAG GTCTGTGCGAGGGATCCAGAGCCCGGAGGAGTCGGGAGCCCAGAACCGTCGGCTGCTGCCGGACGCCCCCAACGCCCTGCACATCGTGGATGGGCCGGAGCAACGCTATTTCCTGGGCCTCGTGGACCTCGTCACGGTCTACGGGCTCCGCAAGCGGCTGGAGCACCTATGGAAGACGCTGCGCTACCCGGGCCGGACCTTTTCCACCGTCAGCCCAGCTTGCTACGCCCGTCGCCTCTGCCAGTGGGCGGAGGCGAACACCGAGTGACCGGCGCCGGGCTGCTCTCCCCATCTGGACAATGGGCGCACGCCCGGAACGCCGGTTCCAGCCTGGCCAGGGCAGCGGGTTGGGCTCCCCTCGCCGGCTGTTCCTCCCGTTGGCCTCCAGAGGGCGGTGTCCGCTCACTAATACGACGGCGACACAGCCTCATTCGACGGTGATGCTGTGCCCGGCACTGTGCCAGGGACTCCCCCACATTAgctcattttatcctcaaaaaaTGCTATTATTCTCTTTTTACAGACCATGA
- the LOC139039724 gene encoding phosphatidylinositol 4-phosphate 5-kinase-like protein 1 isoform X8, translating into MPAPPARIGCSRDRHRAIGRSRGRGGAWLLLRGGGAAGDTARGREAATRAMAAPSPGPREVLASSPEAGSRAAAAGSSRRGLLWRLREKQSRLGLFEIDPGHELHQMTCMMQAGLWAATQVSMDHPPTGPPTEEDFSQVLTQVHEQGFELGTLAGPAFARLRRSLGLADEDYQAALGPGGPYLQFLSTSKSKASFFLSHDQRFFLKTQRRREVQVLLAHLSRYVQHLQRHPHSLLARLLGVHSLRVAQGKKKYFIIMQSVFFPAGRISERYDIKGCEVSRWVDPAPEGSPIVLVLKDLNFEGKTINLGPQRSWFLRQMELDTAFLRELNVLDYSLLMAFQRLHEDEKGLGSSLIFRTVRP; encoded by the exons ATGCCGGCGCCCCCGGCGCGGATTGGGTGCAGCCGTGACAGGCACCGAGCGATTGGTCGGTCCAgaggcaggggcggggcctggctcctgctgcggggcggcggggcggcgggggaCACGGCCAGAGGCCGGGAAGCTGCTACGCGGGCGATGGCCGCGCCGAGCCCGGGACCCCGCGAG GTCCTGGCCTCCTCCCCAGAGGCTGGATCCAGAGCAGCTGCTGCGGGCTCCAGCCGCCGTGGCCTCCTCTGGCGTCTACGGGAGAAGCAGTCACGTCTAGGCCTGTTTGAGATTGACCCGGGGCATGAGCTGCACCAGATGACGTGTATGATGCAGGCAGGGCTGTGGGCTGCCACCCAGGTCTCCATGGACCACCCGCCCACA GGGCCGCCCACTGAGGAGGATTTCTCCCAGGTCCTGACCCAGGTTCACGAG CAGGGCTTCGAGCTGGGCACCCTGGCTGGCCCGGCCTTCGCCCGGCTGCGGCGCTCCCTAGGCCTGGCGGATGAGGACTACCAGGCTGCGCTGGGCCCCGGCGGCCCCTACCTGCAGTTCCTCAGCACCTCCAAGAgcaaggccagcttcttcctgTC ccacGACCAGCGCTTCTTCCTGAAGACCCAGCGGCGCCGGGAGGTGCAGGTGCTGCTCGCCCACCTGTCCCGCTACGTGCAGCACCTGCAGCGGCACCCGCACTCTCTGCTCGCGCGGCTGCTGG GAGTGCACAGTCTCCGGGTGGCCCAGGGAAAGAAG AAATACTTCATCATCATGCAGAGCGTCTTCTTTCCCGCCGGCCGCATCTCCGAGAG GTATGACATCAAGGGCTGCGAGGTGAGCCGCTGGGTGGACCCGGCCCCGGAGGGCAGCCCCATAGTCCTGGTGCTGAAAGATCTCAACTTTGAGGGCAAGACTATCAACCTAG GGCCCCAGCGGAGCTGGTTCCTCCGCCAGATGGAACTGGACACTGCCTTCCTCCGGGAGCTCAACGTGCTGGATTACAGCCTCCTGATGGCCTTCCAGCGGCTCCACGAGGATGAGAAGGGCCTGGGCAGTAGCCTCATCTTCCGCACAGTCAG ACCATGA
- the LOC139039724 gene encoding phosphatidylinositol 4-phosphate 5-kinase-like protein 1 isoform X5: MPAPPARIGCSRDRHRAIGRSRGRGGAWLLLRGGGAAGDTARGREAATRAMAAPSPGPREVLASSPEAGSRAAAAGSSRRGLLWRLREKQSRLGLFEIDPGHELHQMTCMMQAGLWAATQVSMDHPPTGPPTEEDFSQVLTQVHEGFELGTLAGPAFARLRRSLGLADEDYQAALGPGGPYLQFLSTSKSKASFFLSHDQRFFLKTQRRREVQVLLAHLSRYVQHLQRHPHSLLARLLGVHSLRVAQGKKKYFIIMQSVFFPAGRISERYDIKGCEVSRWVDPAPEGSPIVLVLKDLNFEGKTINLGPQRSWFLRQMELDTAFLRELNVLDYSLLMAFQRLHEDEKGLGSSLIFRTVRSVRGIQSPEESGAQNRRLLPDAPNALHIVDGPEQRYFLGLVDLVTVYGLRKRLEHLWKTLRYPGRTFSTVSPACYARRLCQWAEANTE; this comes from the exons ATGCCGGCGCCCCCGGCGCGGATTGGGTGCAGCCGTGACAGGCACCGAGCGATTGGTCGGTCCAgaggcaggggcggggcctggctcctgctgcggggcggcggggcggcgggggaCACGGCCAGAGGCCGGGAAGCTGCTACGCGGGCGATGGCCGCGCCGAGCCCGGGACCCCGCGAG GTCCTGGCCTCCTCCCCAGAGGCTGGATCCAGAGCAGCTGCTGCGGGCTCCAGCCGCCGTGGCCTCCTCTGGCGTCTACGGGAGAAGCAGTCACGTCTAGGCCTGTTTGAGATTGACCCGGGGCATGAGCTGCACCAGATGACGTGTATGATGCAGGCAGGGCTGTGGGCTGCCACCCAGGTCTCCATGGACCACCCGCCCACA GGGCCGCCCACTGAGGAGGATTTCTCCCAGGTCCTGACCCAGGTTCACGAG GGCTTCGAGCTGGGCACCCTGGCTGGCCCGGCCTTCGCCCGGCTGCGGCGCTCCCTAGGCCTGGCGGATGAGGACTACCAGGCTGCGCTGGGCCCCGGCGGCCCCTACCTGCAGTTCCTCAGCACCTCCAAGAgcaaggccagcttcttcctgTC ccacGACCAGCGCTTCTTCCTGAAGACCCAGCGGCGCCGGGAGGTGCAGGTGCTGCTCGCCCACCTGTCCCGCTACGTGCAGCACCTGCAGCGGCACCCGCACTCTCTGCTCGCGCGGCTGCTGG GAGTGCACAGTCTCCGGGTGGCCCAGGGAAAGAAG AAATACTTCATCATCATGCAGAGCGTCTTCTTTCCCGCCGGCCGCATCTCCGAGAG GTATGACATCAAGGGCTGCGAGGTGAGCCGCTGGGTGGACCCGGCCCCGGAGGGCAGCCCCATAGTCCTGGTGCTGAAAGATCTCAACTTTGAGGGCAAGACTATCAACCTAG GGCCCCAGCGGAGCTGGTTCCTCCGCCAGATGGAACTGGACACTGCCTTCCTCCGGGAGCTCAACGTGCTGGATTACAGCCTCCTGATGGCCTTCCAGCGGCTCCACGAGGATGAGAAGGGCCTGGGCAGTAGCCTCATCTTCCGCACAGTCAG GTCTGTGCGAGGGATCCAGAGCCCGGAGGAGTCGGGAGCCCAGAACCGTCGGCTGCTGCCGGACGCCCCCAACGCCCTGCACATCGTGGATGGGCCGGAGCAACGCTATTTCCTGGGCCTCGTGGACCTCGTCACGGTCTACGGGCTCCGCAAGCGGCTGGAGCACCTATGGAAGACGCTGCGCTACCCGGGCCGGACCTTTTCCACCGTCAGCCCAGCTTGCTACGCCCGTCGCCTCTGCCAGTGGGCGGAGGCGAACACCGAGTGA
- the LOC139046330 gene encoding dolichol phosphate-mannose biosynthesis regulatory protein: MATGTDQVVGLGLVAVSLIIFTYYTAWVILLPFIDSQHVIHKYFLPRAYAVAIPLAAGLLLLLFVGVFIIYVLLKNQKGTKKTQ, translated from the exons ATG GCCACGGGGACAGACCAGGTGGTGGGACTCGGGCTCGTCGCCGTTAGCCTGATCATCTTCACCTACTACACCGCCTGGGTGATTCTCTTG CCATTCATCGACAGCCAGCATGTCATCCACAAGTATTTCCTGCCCCGAGCCTATGCTGTTGCCATCCCACTGGCCGCCGGCCTCCTGCTGCTCCTGTTTGTGG GAGTGTTCATCATTTATGTGCTGCTGAAGAACCAGAAGGGGACCAAAAAGACTCAGTGA
- the LOC139039724 gene encoding phosphatidylinositol 4-phosphate 5-kinase-like protein 1 isoform X7 gives MPAPPARIGCSRDRHRAIGRSRGRGGAWLLLRGGGAAGDTARGREAATRAMAAPSPGPREVLASSPEAGSRAAAAGSSRRGLLWRLREKQSRLGLFEIDPGHELHQMTCMMQAGLWAATQVSMDHPPTGPPTEEDFSQVLTQVHEGFELGTLAGPAFARLRRSLGLADEDYQAALGPGGPYLQFLSTSKSKASFFLSHDQRFFLKTQRRREVQVLLAHLSRYVQHLQRHPHSLLARLLGVHSLRVAQGKKKYFIIMQSVFFPAGRISERYDIKGCEVSRWVDPAPEGSPIVLVLKDLNFEGKTINLGPQRSWFLRQMELDTAFLRELNVLDYSLLMAFQRLHEDEKGLGSSLIFRTVSSAP, from the exons ATGCCGGCGCCCCCGGCGCGGATTGGGTGCAGCCGTGACAGGCACCGAGCGATTGGTCGGTCCAgaggcaggggcggggcctggctcctgctgcggggcggcggggcggcgggggaCACGGCCAGAGGCCGGGAAGCTGCTACGCGGGCGATGGCCGCGCCGAGCCCGGGACCCCGCGAG GTCCTGGCCTCCTCCCCAGAGGCTGGATCCAGAGCAGCTGCTGCGGGCTCCAGCCGCCGTGGCCTCCTCTGGCGTCTACGGGAGAAGCAGTCACGTCTAGGCCTGTTTGAGATTGACCCGGGGCATGAGCTGCACCAGATGACGTGTATGATGCAGGCAGGGCTGTGGGCTGCCACCCAGGTCTCCATGGACCACCCGCCCACA GGGCCGCCCACTGAGGAGGATTTCTCCCAGGTCCTGACCCAGGTTCACGAG GGCTTCGAGCTGGGCACCCTGGCTGGCCCGGCCTTCGCCCGGCTGCGGCGCTCCCTAGGCCTGGCGGATGAGGACTACCAGGCTGCGCTGGGCCCCGGCGGCCCCTACCTGCAGTTCCTCAGCACCTCCAAGAgcaaggccagcttcttcctgTC ccacGACCAGCGCTTCTTCCTGAAGACCCAGCGGCGCCGGGAGGTGCAGGTGCTGCTCGCCCACCTGTCCCGCTACGTGCAGCACCTGCAGCGGCACCCGCACTCTCTGCTCGCGCGGCTGCTGG GAGTGCACAGTCTCCGGGTGGCCCAGGGAAAGAAG AAATACTTCATCATCATGCAGAGCGTCTTCTTTCCCGCCGGCCGCATCTCCGAGAG GTATGACATCAAGGGCTGCGAGGTGAGCCGCTGGGTGGACCCGGCCCCGGAGGGCAGCCCCATAGTCCTGGTGCTGAAAGATCTCAACTTTGAGGGCAAGACTATCAACCTAG GGCCCCAGCGGAGCTGGTTCCTCCGCCAGATGGAACTGGACACTGCCTTCCTCCGGGAGCTCAACGTGCTGGATTACAGCCTCCTGATGGCCTTCCAGCGGCTCCACGAGGATGAGAAGGGCCTGGGCAGTAGCCTCATCTTCCGCACAGTCAG CTCTGCCCCCTGA